A segment of the Deltaproteobacteria bacterium genome:
CGGTGAGAGGAGGACTGCCAAAACCAACCCTGTTCCGGCTAGGATCATCGATTTTTGTACGGTGGGGTTGGAAAAGAAACCGCCTACCACCCCCATTCGGCCGAGCCACCTCTTCTTGAGGCGGCTCAGATAGTTGGGGGGCCTTTTCAGCCCGTTCTCTTCGGTCTTTCTTGTCCGTTCCTCTTTGCCGAGGCGGATCACATCATGTCGAGGCTGCACAGGGAACCTCACGCATTCCTTTCTTTTGATTTGACCAGGCGGAGATTCTTCTCGGCCCGTTCATAGGCTTTGATAATCTCCTGCACGAGTGGGTGGCGGACCACGTCCCTCTCGGTGAAATAGACGAACCGAATGCCCTTGATTCCCTTCAAGATCGTCTGGATTTCGATGAGACCGGACTGCCTGTCCTCGGGAAGGTCGACCTGGGTGATGTCACCCGTAATGACGGCCTTGGCGTGATAACCCAATCTGGTGAGAAACATCTTCATCTGCTCGGAACCAGTGTTCTGCGCCTCGTCGAGGATGACAAAGGAATCGTTGAGCGTTCTCCCTCTCATGAAGGCCAAAGGGACCACCTCGATCGTTCCGCGCTCGACCAGCCGGGAAGCCCTCTCGAAATCCATCATGTCGTGGAGAGCGTCATAGAGAGGCCTGAGATAGGGGTTGACCTTTTCAAAGATATCACCGGGAAGGAATCCCAGTCTCTCCCCTGCCTCGACAGCCGGTCGGGTCAACACGATCCGCTGCACCTCCTGTTTCGTCAGGGAGGCCACGGCCATCGCCATTGCCAGGTAGGTCTTTCCAGTTCCGGCAGGCCCGATGCCGATAACGATATCATGACTCCGAATCGCATCGATATACTGTTTCTGGGTGAGGCTCTTTGGCGTGATGACGCGCTTTTTCGATGAAATGTAGACCGTATCGAGGAAGATCTCCTCCAATCTCGCCGAGTTGCTGGCCGAGAGGATCCTCGTGGCAAAATCGATATCACTGGGATAGAGGGGATACCCTTTCTTCAGGAGCCCGTAAAGCTCCTCCAGGACACGCTGGGCTAAAGCCACCCCGATTTCGTCCCCCTCGATCGAAAGGGCGTTTCCCTTGACATGAATTCTCGTTCCGGTCTTGTCGGCAATCTGCCGGATGTGGGAACCCTGGACGCCGAAAAGGGTATTGGCCAGCCTTACGTCGTCGAATTCGAGCCTGGCCTCCTGTTTTTCACTCACCTTCTGCCCTCAAAA
Coding sequences within it:
- a CDS encoding PhoH family protein encodes the protein MSEKQEARLEFDDVRLANTLFGVQGSHIRQIADKTGTRIHVKGNALSIEGDEIGVALAQRVLEELYGLLKKGYPLYPSDIDFATRILSASNSARLEEIFLDTVYISSKKRVITPKSLTQKQYIDAIRSHDIVIGIGPAGTGKTYLAMAMAVASLTKQEVQRIVLTRPAVEAGERLGFLPGDIFEKVNPYLRPLYDALHDMMDFERASRLVERGTIEVVPLAFMRGRTLNDSFVILDEAQNTGSEQMKMFLTRLGYHAKAVITGDITQVDLPEDRQSGLIEIQTILKGIKGIRFVYFTERDVVRHPLVQEIIKAYERAEKNLRLVKSKERNA